Proteins from a genomic interval of Coccinella septempunctata chromosome 2, icCocSept1.1, whole genome shotgun sequence:
- the LOC123307123 gene encoding ankyrin repeat domain-containing protein 1-like, producing the protein MLHGGNTALHIAVKRQMKDEVGYIIGRKPQINKKSDRLSTPLHEAVKCERDITQILLDNGADIEARDRTGQTPLHWALGYTNSLDQVRTLIINSADVDSMDEYARTPLHTLCSKGLRINFDTFELLLQKVSDINAGDMNGASPLHKLMRFLQVDSESEKEKLIDLFLQYGVNLNEQDHFSDSVPDKERRRYIHSEWIGRNIHKLYDSE; encoded by the exons ATGCTTCATGGCGGCAATACTGCTCTGCATATAGCAGTTAAAAGGCAAATGAAAGACGAGGTGGGCTATATTATTGGAAGAAAGCCACAAATAAATAAGAAGTCCGATAGACTGAGTACACCTTTACATGAAGCGGTTAAATGTGAAAGAGACATAACACAAATTCTACTGGACAATGGGGCAGACATCGAGGCTAGAGACAGAACTGGACAAACACCATTGCATTGGGCCCTCGGTTATACAAACTCTTTGGATCAAGTTAGGACTTTGATCATAAATAGTGCAGATGTGGATTCCATGGACGAATATGCAAGAACCCCACTACATACTCTTTGTTCTAAAGGATTGCGCATAAACTTTGATACTTTCGAGCTTCTTCTACAGAAAGTGTCCGATATAAACGCAGGAGATATGAACGGAGCTTCCCCATTGCATAAGTTGATGAGATTCTTACAGGTAGATTCAGAATCTGAGAAGGAAAAATTGATTGATCTATTCTTGCAATATGGCGTCAATTTAAACGAACAGGACCATTTCTCTGATAGC GTTCCTGATAAAGAAAGGCGCAGATACATCCATTCGGAATGGATTGGGCGAAACATTCATAAATTGTATGATTCGGAGTAG